A genomic region of Colius striatus isolate bColStr4 chromosome 20, bColStr4.1.hap1, whole genome shotgun sequence contains the following coding sequences:
- the LOC133627340 gene encoding fibrinogen-like protein 1-like protein isoform X1 has product MLPRAAAPQLCRPEGPSHPSTMAAWCLLLVSVLVLAAAPGHSTHRETRNTFQKSPSDPAARALQTTSWPRDCSEVPSGSPSGVYIIQPVGLHPITVFCEMSVAGGGWTVIQRNHQSTAITWAESWSTYKHGFGDVHGEFWLGNEYIHQITRQKVYQVRFVIWDASNTMKFADYNLFSVDDESQGYRLRLGVYSGSAGDAMDSDNPKKMHNNMKFSTKDRDQDAARGNCASRAGGGWWYSACYSAQLNVRGGITWGSLCRGTCRASAILIKPALYH; this is encoded by the exons AtgctccccagagctgcagccccacagctctgcaggccAGAGGGACCTTCCCACCCCAGCACCATGG CAGCCTGGTGCCTTCTGCTCGTGTCTGTGCTGGTCTTGGCTGCTGCCCCAGGCCACTCCACACACAGAGAAACCCGAAACACCTTCCAGAAGTCTCCCTCTGACCCTGCTGCGAGGGCTCTGCAGACAACCA gctggcCCAGGGACTGCAGCGAGGTTCCCAGCGGCAGCCCCAGTGGTGTGTACATCATCCAGCCCGTGGGACTTCACCCCATCACGGTGTTCTGTGAGATGAGCGTGGCAGGGGGCGGCTGGACCGTCATCCAGAGGAACCACCAGAGCACAGCCATCACCTGGGCCGAGTCCTGGAGCACCTACAAGCACGGCTTTGGGGATGTGCACGGTGAGTTCTGGCTGGGCAATGAGTACATCCATCAGATCACCAGGCAGAAGGTCTACCAGGTCAGGTTTGTCATCTGGGACGCCTCAAACACCATGAAGTTTGCAGACTACAACCTCTTCAGCGTGGATGATGAGTCCCAGGGCTACAGGCTGAGGCTGGGAGTGTACTCAGGCTCAGCAGGGGATGCCATGGACTCAGACAACCCCAAGAAAATGCACAACAACATGAAGTTCTCCACCAAGGACCGGGACCAGGACGCTGCCCGTGGGAACTGTGCGTCCCGCGCCGGGGGCGGCTGGTGGTACTCGGCCTGTTACTCAGCACAGCTCAACGTCAGGGGGGGCATcacctggggcagcctgtgcagaggCACCTGCAGAGCCTCTGCCATCCTCATCAAGCCAGCTCTGTACCACTAg
- the LOC133627341 gene encoding fibrinogen-like protein 1-like protein has product MGGSPGDSCLLLSCAVVMGLQAGRSLLRGDLVLLPTVLAMALLLACSSAGPAAPTASPRSAFPADCSRLRKGSPSGVYVIQPARSPPRVVWCDMDTAGRGWTVVQRNSRDTELSWKQSWTTYKYGFGNVQSDYWLGTEYLHLLTQQGTYKVRFVVRDKANATHHAEYDIFRVESEASGYPLRLGRFSGDGEDYLTLYHPKKGGIHDNMKFSTNDKDQDQYGGNCANSYGGWWYDRCHNVLLNARKNILWPGFCDNGDCSSSLILVKPTDVC; this is encoded by the exons ATGGGAGGGTCACCAGGGGAttcctgcctcctgctcagctgTGCCGTGGTGATGG ggCTCCAGGCTGGGAGAAGTTTGCTGCGTGGGGACCttgtcctgctgcccacagtgcTGGCCATGGCCTTGCTCCTCGCCTGCAGCAGCGCtggcccagcagcacccaccgCCAGCCCCCGGAGTG CGTTCCCCGCGGACTGCAGCCGCCTGCGCAAGGGCAGCCCCAGCGGCGTGTACGTCATCCAGCCCGCTCGCTCCCCGCCGCGCGTCGTCTGGTGCGACATGGACACGGCGGGCAGGGGCTGGACCGTGGTGCAGAGGAACTCCCGCGACACCGAGCTCTCGTGGAAGCAGTCCTGGACCACCTACAAGTACGGCTTCGGGAACGTGCAGAGCGACTACTGGCTGGGCACCGAGTACCTGCACCTGCTGACTCAGCAGGGCACCTACAAGGTTCGCTTCGTGGTGCGGGACAAAGCCAACGCCACGCACCACGCCGAGTACGACATCTTCAGGGTGGAGAGCGAGGCCAGCGGGTACCCGCTGAGGCTGGGCCGCTTCTCTGGCGACGGGGAGGATTACCTGACCCTGTACCACCCCAAGAAGGGCGGCATCCACGACAACATGAAGTTCAGCACCAACGACAAGGACCAGGACCAGTACGGCGGGAACTGCGCCAACAGCTACGGCGGCTGGTGGTACGACCGGTGCCACAACGTGCTGCTCAACGCCAGGAAGAACATCCTCTGGCCGGGCTTCTGCGACAACGGCGACTGCTCCTCGTCCCTCATCCTGGTCAAGCCCACGGACGTGTGCTGA
- the SPACA6 gene encoding sperm acrosome membrane-associated protein 6 has protein sequence MGWWWVPLLLASWLPGVQPCLLCFMPPLDRSRLCRDVTTAPVEHPLHQRCLEALVQAAVPFSSVTVASKPDPIPAPGAEQRDELRAIVRDNLQFLHLEKDTKPFNTSLKEAVDTIWAKLSKLEEAPACIPPCGYQPAARVYQCATCRLVDCQFPLDCPVQDVWAAAAEAITLHCHVPFAAPRDLPVTWMFAKDLRTQDLSVFEELQGGAEGPLSLTLQDPTPGTVACRLGALSEPLARKYFYLNVTARSVEAEQAVQAQLRAVLRWPQGSSSPHGRPGLGLGLALGSMALVLLLMATWQCQRHRDPSDPQTPPSPGQQGAPENSSSLTVP, from the exons ATGGGGTGGTGGTGGgtgcccctgctgctggcaTCCTGGCTCCCTGGGGtacagccctgcctgctgtgCTTCATGCCTCCCCTGGACCGGTCACGGCTGTGCCGCGACGTCACCACAGCCCCCGTCGagcaccccctgcaccagcGCTGCCTCGAAGCCCTTGTCCAGGCTGCTGTGCCCTTCAGCTCTGTCACTGTGG CCTCCAAACCCGATCCCATCCCGGCGCCAGGGGCGGAGCAGCGCGATGAGCTTCGGGCCATCGTCAGGGACAACCTGCAGTTCCTGCACCTGGAGAAGGACACGA AGCCCTTTAACACGTCTCTGAAGGAAGCTGTCGACACAATCTGGGCGAAGCTGAGCAAGCTGGAGGAAG ctccagcctgcATCCCACCCTGTG GGTACCAGCCAGCTGCCCGTGTCTACCAGTGTGCTACCTGTCGCCTGGTGGACTGCCAGTTTCCCCTGGACTGCCCAG TGCAGGAcgtgtgggcagcagcagctgaggccaTCACCCTGCACTGCCACGTGCCCTTCGCCGCCCCCCGCGACCTGCCCGTCACCTGGATGTTTGCCAAGGAC CTGCGCACACAGGACCTGTCAGTGTttgaggagctgcagggggGTGCAGAGGGACCTCTGAGCCTGACCCTGCAGGACCCCACGCCAGGAACCGTCGCCTGTCGCCTGGGAGCCCTTTCTGAGCCCTTGGCCCGCAAGTACTTCTACCTCAACG TGACAGCGAGGAGCGTGGAGGCAGAGCAGGCTGTGCAGGCTcagctcagggctgtgctgcgctggccccagggcagcagctccccccaCGGCcgcccggggctggggctggggctggctctCGGCTCCATggcactggtgctgctgctcat GGCCACCTGGCAATGCCAGAGACACCGAGACCCCAGCGACCCCCAGACACCCCCCAGCCCTGGACAACAGGGTGCCCCAGAGAATTCCAGCAGCCTGACTGTGCCCTAG
- the LOC133627340 gene encoding fibrinogen-like protein 1-like protein isoform X2 has translation MLPRAAAPQLCRPEGPSHPSTMAWCLLLVSVLVLAAAPGHSTHRETRNTFQKSPSDPAARALQTTSWPRDCSEVPSGSPSGVYIIQPVGLHPITVFCEMSVAGGGWTVIQRNHQSTAITWAESWSTYKHGFGDVHGEFWLGNEYIHQITRQKVYQVRFVIWDASNTMKFADYNLFSVDDESQGYRLRLGVYSGSAGDAMDSDNPKKMHNNMKFSTKDRDQDAARGNCASRAGGGWWYSACYSAQLNVRGGITWGSLCRGTCRASAILIKPALYH, from the exons AtgctccccagagctgcagccccacagctctgcaggccAGAGGGACCTTCCCACCCCAGCACCATGG CCTGGTGCCTTCTGCTCGTGTCTGTGCTGGTCTTGGCTGCTGCCCCAGGCCACTCCACACACAGAGAAACCCGAAACACCTTCCAGAAGTCTCCCTCTGACCCTGCTGCGAGGGCTCTGCAGACAACCA gctggcCCAGGGACTGCAGCGAGGTTCCCAGCGGCAGCCCCAGTGGTGTGTACATCATCCAGCCCGTGGGACTTCACCCCATCACGGTGTTCTGTGAGATGAGCGTGGCAGGGGGCGGCTGGACCGTCATCCAGAGGAACCACCAGAGCACAGCCATCACCTGGGCCGAGTCCTGGAGCACCTACAAGCACGGCTTTGGGGATGTGCACGGTGAGTTCTGGCTGGGCAATGAGTACATCCATCAGATCACCAGGCAGAAGGTCTACCAGGTCAGGTTTGTCATCTGGGACGCCTCAAACACCATGAAGTTTGCAGACTACAACCTCTTCAGCGTGGATGATGAGTCCCAGGGCTACAGGCTGAGGCTGGGAGTGTACTCAGGCTCAGCAGGGGATGCCATGGACTCAGACAACCCCAAGAAAATGCACAACAACATGAAGTTCTCCACCAAGGACCGGGACCAGGACGCTGCCCGTGGGAACTGTGCGTCCCGCGCCGGGGGCGGCTGGTGGTACTCGGCCTGTTACTCAGCACAGCTCAACGTCAGGGGGGGCATcacctggggcagcctgtgcagaggCACCTGCAGAGCCTCTGCCATCCTCATCAAGCCAGCTCTGTACCACTAg